The Gordonia sp. KTR9 genome contains a region encoding:
- a CDS encoding enoyl-CoA hydratase yields the protein MIHSTTEGTVVTIELDRVDKRNALNEEMLAGLSGAFDAALDAGTRAIVVTGRGPVFSAGADLSGPVYDKGFLDTLVGTLQRIEAAPVPVIAALNGSAIGAGLQLAMAADLRVMAPDAIAGIPAAKIGVAVDEWTIRRLVSLVGAGQARGMLIGCDPLTADRAHTLGFANRIGDLTDAQHWARTIADLAPLTLQHYKLVLNGDGARDAAPEDRTAAMLRAWASDDVREGRAARAEKRAPRFTGS from the coding sequence ATGATCCACTCCACCACCGAGGGAACAGTTGTCACGATCGAGCTGGACCGGGTCGACAAGCGCAACGCGCTGAACGAGGAGATGCTCGCCGGCCTGTCCGGAGCGTTCGACGCCGCCCTCGACGCGGGGACCCGTGCCATCGTGGTGACGGGCCGGGGACCGGTGTTCAGTGCCGGCGCCGATCTGTCGGGTCCCGTGTACGACAAGGGCTTTCTCGACACGCTGGTCGGGACGCTGCAGCGTATCGAGGCCGCGCCGGTGCCCGTCATCGCCGCACTGAACGGCTCGGCGATCGGCGCCGGCCTGCAGCTCGCGATGGCGGCCGACCTCCGGGTCATGGCGCCGGACGCGATCGCCGGCATCCCCGCCGCCAAGATCGGTGTCGCGGTCGACGAGTGGACGATCCGGCGACTCGTGTCGCTGGTGGGCGCGGGACAGGCCAGAGGCATGCTGATCGGCTGCGACCCGCTGACCGCCGACCGCGCCCACACGCTCGGATTCGCCAATCGCATCGGGGACCTCACCGACGCCCAGCACTGGGCACGCACCATCGCCGACCTCGCCCCGCTCACCCTGCAGCATTACAAGCTCGTCCTCAACGGCGACGGCGCCCGCGACGCCGCCCCCGAGGACCGGACGGCGGCGATGCTGCGTGCGTGGGCGAGCGACGACGTGCGGGAGGGCAGGGCGGCCCGCGCCGAGAAGCGCGCACCACGTTTCACCGGATCCTGA
- the purU gene encoding formyltetrahydrofolate deformylase: MSDRFTLTLRCPSRSGVTHAISSFLFSHGCEVLDHQQFDDPMTHTLFVRTEFASALHSGSEQLSAAFDHLAAGLGAEYSITDQTPQRILVMVSRLGHCLNDLIFRWRSGTLGGELVAVASNHTDLAPMTESAGLPFHHLPVSPDTKAAAESAMLDLVSSYDVDLVVLARYMQIISDETCAALRGRAINIHHSFLPGFKGAKPYHQAHQRGVKYVGATAHYVTPDLDEGPIIEQEVIRIDHTHDPRRLATAGSDAEALALSRAVRWHSENRVLMNGTSTVVFT; this comes from the coding sequence ATGTCCGATCGATTCACCCTCACCCTGCGTTGTCCGTCGCGCAGCGGCGTCACGCACGCGATCAGTTCGTTCCTCTTCAGCCACGGCTGCGAGGTGCTCGATCATCAGCAGTTCGACGACCCGATGACCCACACCCTGTTCGTACGAACCGAATTCGCGTCCGCACTCCACTCCGGCTCCGAGCAGCTGAGCGCGGCCTTCGACCATCTCGCCGCCGGACTCGGCGCCGAGTACTCGATCACCGACCAGACACCGCAACGGATCCTGGTGATGGTCTCGCGTCTGGGGCATTGCCTCAACGACCTCATCTTCCGGTGGCGGTCGGGCACCCTCGGCGGCGAACTGGTCGCCGTCGCCTCCAACCACACCGACCTGGCACCGATGACCGAGTCCGCCGGACTCCCGTTCCACCACCTCCCGGTGTCGCCGGACACCAAGGCGGCGGCCGAGAGCGCGATGCTCGACCTGGTGTCGTCCTACGACGTCGACCTCGTCGTCCTCGCCCGGTACATGCAGATCATCTCCGACGAGACGTGTGCGGCCCTGCGCGGCCGGGCCATCAACATCCACCACTCGTTCCTGCCGGGCTTCAAGGGCGCCAAGCCCTATCACCAGGCACACCAGCGTGGCGTCAAGTACGTGGGCGCCACCGCGCACTACGTGACCCCGGACCTCGACGAGGGACCGATCATCGAGCAGGAGGTCATCCGCATCGACCACACCCACGATCCCCGGCGCCTGGCCACCGCCGGCAGCGACGCCGAGGCACTGGCCCTGTCGCGCGCCGTGCGGTGGCACAGCGAGAACCGGGTGCTGATGAACGGGACCAGCACCGTCGTCTTCACCTGA
- a CDS encoding GcvT family protein yields the protein MAAPKVVIVGAGIVGTSLADELTQRGWTDVTVLDRGPLFATGGSTSHAPGLVFATNPSKTMTELASYTIDKFSSLSHPDGWCFNPVGGLELATTPERWEDLHRKAGWAAARGVEHRLVDPAECAAMHPLLERDAVLGGLHTPNDGLAKALRAVEAQARRAISRGAEFRGGQEVVDVVEVNGEVRGVRTANGVVDADIVVCCTGFWGREFGRRVGLTIPLVPMAHQYAITTPVDSRRGVNPALAEATLPILRHQDRDLYYREHGDRIGIGYYGHRPMPSSVGDLDHETEISLDEMPSKLMFTPEDFDDAWQHTVALLPELGNGKVEEGFNGIFSFTPDGHSVMGEHRDLAGFWVAEAVWVTHSAGVAKTMAEWMIDGTPGVDVHEMDLYRFEEDALTDDFILTTSSRAFEEVYDIIHPHDQRVAPRNVRTSPFHDREAELGAEFWESGLWERPAWYEANRPLLEQKVADGLRIPERDSWSARHWSPIAVAEAAHTRSHVAVYDMTPLTRFELSGPGALALLQHLTTNKMDKSVGSVTYTLMLDEKGGVRSDLTVARLADDVFQVGANGPLDFDWITRHLPGDGSVVLRDITTATCCLGLWGPLARDVLAPLTTADLTNDGLRYFRSTTTTVGAVPVTLMRVSYVGELGWEIYTSAANGRALWDTVMAAGRPHGIIAAGRIAFNSLRIEKGYRSAGVDMTIEHTPAAAGLDFAIRRSDADFIGGSALAERRPASRLRTLRFTDPAAVVLGREPVSVDGEVVGYITSAGWSATVGACLAFAWLPADLAEDVTVDVAYQTTHHEAVVIADPVVDPQMTRIRR from the coding sequence ATGGCTGCACCGAAAGTCGTGATCGTCGGGGCCGGCATCGTCGGCACCTCGCTCGCCGACGAGCTCACCCAGCGCGGTTGGACCGACGTCACCGTCCTCGACCGCGGCCCGCTCTTCGCCACCGGCGGGTCCACCTCGCACGCACCGGGTCTCGTCTTCGCGACGAACCCCTCCAAGACGATGACCGAGCTCGCCTCCTACACGATCGACAAGTTCTCGTCGCTGTCGCATCCCGACGGCTGGTGTTTCAACCCGGTGGGCGGACTCGAGCTGGCCACCACCCCGGAACGGTGGGAGGACCTGCACCGCAAGGCCGGTTGGGCGGCCGCACGCGGCGTCGAACACCGCCTCGTCGACCCCGCCGAATGCGCCGCGATGCATCCGCTCCTGGAACGCGACGCCGTCCTCGGCGGCCTGCACACCCCGAATGACGGTCTCGCCAAGGCCTTACGCGCGGTGGAGGCGCAGGCCCGGCGCGCGATCTCACGCGGTGCCGAGTTCCGCGGCGGGCAGGAGGTCGTCGACGTCGTCGAGGTCAACGGCGAGGTACGCGGGGTCCGTACCGCGAACGGAGTCGTCGACGCCGACATCGTGGTGTGCTGCACCGGTTTTTGGGGCCGTGAGTTCGGTCGCCGGGTGGGACTGACCATCCCGCTCGTTCCGATGGCCCACCAGTACGCGATCACCACACCGGTCGACTCACGCCGCGGCGTCAACCCCGCCCTGGCCGAGGCGACGCTGCCGATCCTGCGCCACCAGGACCGCGACCTCTACTACCGCGAGCACGGCGACCGGATCGGTATCGGTTACTACGGTCACCGGCCGATGCCGTCGAGCGTGGGCGACCTCGATCACGAGACCGAGATCTCGCTCGACGAGATGCCCTCGAAGCTCATGTTCACCCCGGAGGACTTCGACGACGCGTGGCAGCACACGGTGGCACTGCTGCCCGAACTCGGCAACGGCAAGGTCGAAGAGGGCTTCAACGGCATCTTCTCGTTCACCCCGGACGGCCATTCGGTCATGGGTGAGCATCGCGACCTGGCCGGTTTCTGGGTCGCCGAGGCCGTGTGGGTGACCCATTCCGCCGGCGTCGCGAAGACCATGGCCGAGTGGATGATCGACGGCACCCCCGGCGTCGACGTCCACGAGATGGACCTCTATCGCTTCGAGGAGGACGCACTCACCGACGACTTCATCCTCACCACCAGCTCGCGGGCCTTCGAGGAGGTCTACGACATCATCCACCCGCACGATCAGCGCGTCGCACCGCGTAACGTGCGCACGAGTCCCTTCCACGACCGGGAGGCCGAGCTCGGCGCGGAGTTCTGGGAGAGCGGACTCTGGGAGCGGCCCGCCTGGTACGAGGCCAATCGCCCGCTGCTCGAGCAGAAGGTCGCCGACGGGTTGCGGATACCGGAACGCGACAGCTGGTCGGCCCGCCACTGGTCGCCCATCGCGGTCGCCGAGGCCGCGCACACCCGCAGCCACGTCGCGGTGTACGACATGACCCCGCTGACCCGGTTCGAGCTGTCCGGGCCGGGTGCACTCGCCCTGCTGCAGCACCTCACCACCAACAAGATGGACAAGTCCGTCGGCTCGGTGACCTACACGCTGATGCTCGACGAGAAGGGCGGTGTCCGTTCGGATCTGACCGTCGCCCGGCTCGCCGACGATGTGTTCCAGGTGGGCGCCAACGGCCCGCTGGACTTCGACTGGATCACCCGGCATCTCCCGGGGGACGGGTCGGTCGTCCTCCGTGACATCACGACCGCCACCTGCTGCCTGGGACTGTGGGGTCCGCTCGCCCGGGACGTTCTGGCCCCGCTGACCACGGCCGACCTCACCAACGACGGATTGCGATACTTCCGCTCGACGACCACCACCGTCGGCGCGGTCCCGGTGACGCTGATGCGGGTCTCCTACGTGGGCGAACTGGGTTGGGAGATCTACACATCCGCTGCCAACGGCCGGGCGTTGTGGGACACCGTGATGGCGGCGGGCCGGCCCCACGGCATCATCGCGGCCGGCCGGATCGCCTTCAACAGCCTGCGAATCGAGAAGGGCTATCGATCGGCCGGTGTCGACATGACGATCGAGCACACGCCCGCCGCGGCGGGCCTCGACTTCGCCATCCGCAGATCCGACGCGGACTTCATCGGCGGATCCGCTCTGGCCGAACGCCGTCCGGCGAGCAGGCTGCGCACACTACGCTTCACCGATCCGGCGGCCGTCGTCCTGGGCCGAGAGCCGGTGTCGGTGGACGGCGAGGTGGTCGGCTACATCACCAGCGCCGGGTGGTCTGCCACCGTCGGTGCGTGCCTGGCATTCGCCTGGCTACCGGCCGATCTCGCCGAGGACGTCACCGTCGATGTCGCCTACCAGACCACCCACCACGAGGCCGTCGTCATCGCCGACCCGGTCGTCGATCCCCAGATGACCCGAATTCGGAGATGA
- a CDS encoding BCCT family transporter: MNDDISTTSTRPRIDLTVFGVTAALVIAFLAWGLAAPDNLSAVTTDILSWITGSLGWLFILSATGFVVFAVCLALSKYGKIPLGKDGERPEFRTISWIAMMFSAGMGIGLMFFGSYEPLYHFVEAPPGMTAGDVRTAMATTMFHWGFHPWAMYAVVGLALAYSTFRLGRNQLMSAVFAPILGKQANGAGGKVIDILAIFATLFGTVASLGLGALQIGSGLSNVGWVDNPGTTLLVAIIAVLTAAFVASAVSGVAKGIQRLSNINMVLAIVLAVFVFVVGPTVFILNLLPTTLGAYANDITAFSARSSATVDAEGESWLAGWTIFYWAWWVSWTPFVGMFLAKISRGRTIREFVIGVMVVPTTVSLVWFCVFGGTAIREQTDGVLGFDPATAASEDTLFQMLDHLPLTGIASALAMILVAIFFVSGADSASLVMGTLSERGAHEPSRSVTVFWGVLTGAVAALLLAMSGGDGLNGIKQMAIIAALPFVVVMIGMCLSLYLDLRRDPLIVARSQLDDQVDRHIRKQAEKIGTGEILVVDPAAIDRKTRGRRRIRRRADASADLPVSATGEPAVAVAETEPHP, from the coding sequence ATGAACGACGACATCAGCACCACATCCACCCGACCACGTATCGACCTGACGGTGTTCGGCGTGACCGCCGCACTCGTCATCGCCTTCCTGGCCTGGGGGTTGGCGGCACCGGACAACCTGTCCGCCGTCACCACCGACATCCTCTCCTGGATCACCGGCAGCCTGGGCTGGTTGTTCATCCTCTCGGCCACCGGATTCGTGGTGTTCGCGGTCTGCCTGGCACTCAGCAAGTACGGCAAGATCCCGCTCGGCAAAGACGGCGAGAGGCCCGAATTCCGCACCATCAGCTGGATCGCGATGATGTTCAGCGCCGGGATGGGTATCGGCCTGATGTTCTTCGGCTCGTATGAGCCGCTCTACCACTTCGTCGAGGCGCCTCCGGGTATGACGGCGGGCGACGTCCGGACAGCGATGGCCACCACCATGTTCCACTGGGGCTTCCACCCGTGGGCCATGTACGCGGTCGTCGGGCTCGCACTCGCCTACAGCACCTTTCGACTGGGCCGCAACCAGTTGATGAGCGCGGTGTTCGCCCCGATCCTGGGGAAGCAGGCCAACGGCGCGGGCGGCAAGGTCATCGACATCCTCGCCATCTTCGCGACGTTGTTCGGCACGGTCGCATCCCTGGGTCTGGGTGCGCTGCAGATCGGTTCGGGACTGTCCAACGTCGGCTGGGTAGACAACCCGGGCACCACACTGCTCGTGGCCATCATCGCCGTGCTGACCGCCGCATTCGTGGCCTCGGCGGTGTCCGGTGTCGCCAAGGGCATCCAGCGGCTGTCGAACATCAACATGGTGCTGGCGATCGTGCTGGCGGTGTTCGTGTTCGTGGTCGGGCCGACGGTGTTCATCCTCAACCTGCTGCCGACCACCCTCGGCGCCTACGCCAACGACATCACCGCGTTCTCCGCACGATCCTCGGCCACCGTCGACGCCGAGGGGGAGAGCTGGCTCGCCGGGTGGACGATCTTCTACTGGGCCTGGTGGGTCTCGTGGACGCCGTTCGTGGGGATGTTCCTGGCGAAGATCAGCCGGGGCCGGACCATCCGCGAGTTCGTGATCGGTGTCATGGTGGTGCCGACAACGGTGTCGCTCGTGTGGTTCTGCGTGTTCGGCGGCACCGCCATCCGGGAACAGACCGACGGCGTGCTGGGTTTCGATCCGGCGACCGCCGCATCGGAGGACACCCTGTTCCAGATGCTCGACCACCTACCGCTGACCGGGATCGCCTCGGCGCTGGCCATGATCCTGGTCGCGATCTTCTTCGTCTCCGGCGCGGATTCGGCGTCGCTGGTCATGGGCACGTTGTCCGAACGCGGGGCCCACGAACCCAGCCGGTCGGTGACCGTGTTCTGGGGCGTGCTCACCGGGGCGGTGGCGGCGCTGTTGCTGGCCATGAGCGGCGGCGACGGACTCAACGGCATCAAGCAGATGGCCATCATCGCAGCACTGCCGTTCGTGGTCGTGATGATCGGCATGTGCCTGTCGCTCTACCTCGACCTGCGCCGAGACCCGCTGATCGTCGCGCGCTCCCAGCTCGACGACCAGGTCGACCGGCACATCCGCAAGCAGGCGGAGAAGATCGGGACCGGTGAGATCCTCGTCGTCGACCCGGCCGCGATCGACCGGAAGACACGGGGTCGTCGACGAATCCGCCGCCGTGCCGACGCGTCCGCCGATCTCCCGGTATCGGCGACCGGCGAGCCCGCGGTCGCCGTCGCGGAGACGGAGCCGCACCCGTGA
- a CDS encoding IclR family transcriptional regulator: MAEESVEIERPAGAVDRALQVLELIGTAGSAGITELALELGVHKSTVSRIVSALEARGFVEQVPDGRKYRIGLTVVRLAGSTMATLDMTRCGQDTCDALAAKTGETTNLAVLADTQAINVVEAVGASNVALRTWVGQASPAHATSSGKVLLAGLSEEQLRQTFSGGLARFTDRTIADVDDLVDELRTVDRQGWAMAVEELELGLVAIAAPVRDHTGTIVWALSISGPRYRLDPDDAENLVATVVTAAADLSKLFGYRAAGSASAPGIAEKS, encoded by the coding sequence ATGGCTGAGGAGAGTGTGGAGATCGAGCGCCCTGCGGGAGCAGTCGATCGGGCACTGCAGGTCCTCGAGCTCATCGGCACCGCCGGTTCGGCCGGGATCACCGAACTCGCCCTCGAACTCGGTGTCCACAAGTCCACCGTTTCCCGGATCGTCTCCGCGCTGGAGGCACGCGGTTTCGTCGAGCAGGTGCCCGACGGCCGCAAGTACCGGATCGGATTGACGGTGGTGCGCCTGGCCGGCTCCACCATGGCGACGCTCGACATGACCAGATGCGGGCAGGACACCTGCGACGCACTGGCCGCCAAGACCGGCGAGACCACGAATCTCGCGGTCCTCGCCGACACGCAGGCGATCAACGTGGTCGAGGCCGTGGGTGCTTCCAATGTCGCCCTGCGGACCTGGGTGGGTCAGGCCTCGCCGGCGCACGCGACCTCATCGGGCAAGGTCCTGCTCGCCGGACTGTCGGAAGAACAACTGCGCCAGACCTTCTCGGGCGGGCTGGCGAGATTCACCGACCGCACGATCGCCGACGTCGACGACCTCGTCGACGAGCTGAGGACGGTCGACCGGCAGGGCTGGGCGATGGCGGTGGAGGAACTCGAACTCGGGCTGGTGGCGATCGCCGCCCCGGTGCGCGATCACACCGGCACCATCGTGTGGGCCCTCAGCATCTCCGGACCCCGATACCGCCTCGATCCGGACGATGCGGAGAACCTCGTCGCGACGGTCGTGACCGCCGCGGCCGATCTCAGCAAGCTGTTCGGATACCGCGCAGCGGGTTCGGCCAGCGCCCCGGGGATCGCCGAGAAGTCGTGA
- a CDS encoding sarcosine oxidase subunit gamma, whose protein sequence is MADTTVHHAPGPDLEPAGPLDNWSARFAELAPVVRLHASPVAQAVIRPTGQEALQRLGLPAACRLRRTEDATVIWLGPDEYLAWAADVAPHEFAASIADRVQDEAYVADASGQRTRIELGGPRAETILAHGCAIDLSPRAFGPDDVAQTLLAQAAVIVHRVPDGFAIFVRGSYADYLAAWLVDAATEYVADPTPAPLP, encoded by the coding sequence ATGGCTGACACCACCGTGCACCACGCCCCGGGGCCCGACCTCGAACCGGCCGGTCCGCTGGACAACTGGTCGGCACGGTTCGCCGAACTCGCCCCGGTCGTCCGGCTCCACGCGAGCCCCGTCGCGCAGGCGGTCATCCGACCGACCGGGCAGGAGGCGCTGCAACGCCTCGGGCTGCCCGCGGCCTGCCGGCTGCGGAGAACCGAGGACGCCACGGTCATCTGGCTCGGGCCGGACGAGTATCTCGCCTGGGCGGCCGATGTGGCACCACACGAGTTCGCCGCGTCGATAGCCGACCGCGTGCAGGACGAGGCCTATGTCGCCGACGCGTCCGGTCAGCGCACCCGCATCGAACTCGGCGGCCCCCGGGCGGAGACGATCCTCGCGCACGGTTGCGCGATCGACCTGTCGCCGAGGGCCTTCGGGCCCGACGACGTGGCCCAGACGCTGCTGGCCCAGGCCGCGGTGATCGTGCATCGCGTGCCCGACGGATTCGCGATCTTCGTCCGCGGCTCCTATGCCGACTACCTCGCTGCGTGGCTCGTCGATGCCGCCACCGAGTACGTCGCCGACCCCACTCCCGCCCCGCTCCCGTAG
- a CDS encoding XdhC family protein: protein MRDVLRSLIELLDSGDARPVALCRVVGTTGSAPRELGAAMIVTSDDTVIGSVSGGCVESALVHTARDVLADGIAVVEQYGVDDPDDPAPGLTCGGQIEVLVERVAPTGEHRRQLTRLATALDDDEPISWATTLTDEPDWYFATPTSQASWRRLDRDVADLLATGRSGLVGVDDCDTPSDERPRTFVQTFGPPARLILVGANDFVRALSSLGTSLGMRVTVVDARPVFATRARFPDADDVVVGWPDRYLASEIRDGRVGASTAICVMTHDPKFDVPTLRVALASPTLGFVGALGSRRTVADRNQRLRDAGIDDEQLARLRSPLGLDLGGHTPGEAAVAIAAQLIAERHRATATPLHTGDGPIHRR, encoded by the coding sequence ATGCGCGACGTCCTGCGGTCCCTGATCGAACTCCTCGACAGCGGTGACGCGCGGCCGGTTGCGCTCTGCCGGGTCGTCGGCACGACGGGATCGGCACCCCGCGAGCTGGGTGCGGCGATGATCGTGACGTCCGACGACACGGTGATCGGGTCGGTGTCCGGCGGATGTGTCGAATCCGCGCTCGTCCACACCGCACGCGACGTCCTGGCCGACGGCATCGCGGTGGTCGAGCAGTATGGCGTCGACGATCCCGACGATCCCGCGCCGGGTCTCACCTGTGGCGGGCAGATCGAGGTCCTGGTCGAGCGTGTGGCGCCGACCGGCGAGCATCGTCGGCAACTCACCCGCCTGGCCACCGCGCTCGACGACGACGAGCCGATCTCGTGGGCCACGACCCTCACCGACGAACCCGACTGGTACTTCGCCACTCCGACATCGCAGGCGTCCTGGCGTCGCCTCGACCGCGACGTCGCCGACCTGCTCGCCACCGGCCGCAGCGGCCTCGTCGGGGTCGACGACTGCGACACCCCGTCCGACGAACGTCCCCGGACCTTCGTGCAGACCTTCGGCCCGCCCGCGCGACTGATCCTGGTCGGCGCCAACGACTTCGTCCGGGCGCTCAGCTCGCTCGGGACGAGCCTGGGCATGCGGGTGACGGTCGTCGACGCGCGACCGGTGTTCGCCACCCGCGCAAGGTTTCCCGACGCCGACGACGTCGTCGTCGGCTGGCCGGATCGCTACCTCGCGAGTGAGATCCGCGACGGACGGGTCGGCGCGTCGACCGCGATCTGCGTGATGACGCACGACCCGAAGTTCGACGTCCCGACCCTGCGGGTCGCACTCGCGTCTCCGACTCTCGGCTTCGTCGGGGCACTGGGATCACGGCGGACCGTCGCCGACCGCAACCAACGCCTTCGCGACGCCGGCATCGACGATGAGCAACTCGCGCGCCTGCGCTCCCCCCTGGGCCTCGACCTCGGCGGGCACACACCCGGCGAGGCGGCGGTGGCCATCGCGGCGCAGCTGATCGCCGAACGCCACCGCGCCACCGCGACTCCCCTGCACACCGGCGACGGGCCCATCCACCGCCGGTAG